Proteins from a single region of Streptomyces spinoverrucosus:
- a CDS encoding FUSC family protein, translating to MRVERDWSAYRERLRKLRRDPVVVQTLRSTVAATVAYVIALRLSPEAAPLTAPLTALLVVQVTLYATLTNGIRRVNSVVTGVLIAIAFSLLVGLTWWSLALVILAALAVGHLVRVHEYVPEVAISAMLVLGVTTVGDTAWARIVETLIGAIVGLSCNLLLAPPVWVGEAGESIEGLARRMRQLMLRVGEEAGGRTPVEYAAERLHEARRLDHDIVQVDAALRQAEDSLRFNPRVREGLLHRVVLRTGLDTLEICTVVLRVIARTLTDLAKERDPEPLFKGEIGSVVEQLLSQIGDAVVSFAVLVTTSVSASAESAEDRLAAELHAAAATRDKLAQLLLEEVQRDAREWQLYGAVLTEVNRILDELDTEHRSRRLLEELDRHTREQRERMPRLTRFRERLGVQEQLWRNRTGAGGRSW from the coding sequence ATGCGAGTTGAACGAGACTGGTCGGCGTACCGCGAGCGCCTGAGGAAGTTGCGTCGCGACCCCGTGGTCGTCCAGACGCTGCGGTCGACGGTCGCGGCGACCGTCGCGTACGTCATCGCGCTGCGCCTGAGCCCCGAGGCCGCGCCGCTCACCGCGCCGCTGACCGCGCTGCTGGTCGTCCAGGTCACCCTCTACGCCACCCTCACCAACGGCATCCGCCGCGTGAACTCCGTGGTGACCGGCGTTCTCATCGCCATCGCCTTCAGCCTGCTGGTCGGTCTGACCTGGTGGAGCCTCGCCCTGGTGATCCTGGCCGCGCTCGCCGTCGGGCACCTCGTACGGGTCCACGAGTACGTACCCGAGGTGGCGATCAGCGCGATGCTGGTGCTCGGCGTCACCACCGTCGGGGACACCGCCTGGGCGCGGATCGTGGAGACGCTGATCGGCGCGATCGTCGGGCTCTCCTGCAACCTGCTGCTGGCGCCGCCGGTGTGGGTGGGCGAGGCCGGCGAGTCGATCGAGGGGCTGGCCCGCCGGATGCGGCAGTTGATGTTGCGGGTCGGTGAGGAGGCAGGTGGCCGCACCCCCGTCGAATACGCGGCCGAGCGGCTGCACGAGGCACGTCGGCTCGATCACGACATCGTGCAGGTGGACGCGGCGCTGCGGCAGGCCGAGGACAGTCTGCGGTTCAATCCGCGGGTGCGGGAGGGGCTGCTGCACCGGGTGGTGCTGCGCACGGGGCTCGACACGCTGGAGATCTGCACGGTGGTGCTGCGGGTCATCGCCCGCACCCTCACGGACCTGGCGAAGGAGCGTGACCCGGAGCCGCTGTTCAAGGGCGAGATCGGGTCCGTCGTGGAGCAGCTGCTGTCCCAGATCGGCGACGCGGTGGTCAGCTTCGCGGTGCTGGTCACCACCAGCGTCAGCGCGAGCGCCGAGTCGGCGGAGGACCGCCTCGCCGCCGAGCTGCACGCGGCCGCGGCCACCCGCGACAAGCTGGCTCAACTCCTGCTGGAGGAGGTCCAGCGGGACGCGCGCGAGTGGCAGTTGTACGGAGCCGTACTCACCGAGGTCAACCGCATCCTCGACGAGCTCGACACCGAGCACCGGTCGCGCCGGCTGCTGGAGGAGCTGGACCGCCACACGCGCGAGCAGCGTGAGCGCATGCCGCGGCTGACCCGGTTCCGGGAGCGGCTGGGCGTTCAGGAGCAGCTGTGGCGGAACCGTACCGGCGCCGGCGGGCGTTCTTGGTGA